The Lysinibacillus timonensis nucleotide sequence TTTGAAGTTTTCATGTTATCTAACTTTTAGAAAGTTAGTTTCATCATGAACCTTCAAAACTGAACACAAAACGTTAATGTTTCAAGCCCAAGGCTTGAATTCCGTTAAAATTCCTTAGAAAGGAGGTGATCCAGCCGCACCTTCCGATACGGCTACCTTGTTACGACTTCACCCCAATCATCTGTCCCACCTTCGGCGGCTGGCTCCATAAGGTTACCTCACCGACTTCGGGTGTTACAAACTCTCGTGGTGTGACGGGCGGTGTGTACAAGGCCCGGGAACGTATTCACCGCGGCATGCTGATCCGCGATTACTAGCGATTCCGGCTTCATGTAGGCGAGTTGCAGCCTACAATCCGAACTGAGAACGGTTTTATCGGATTAGCTCCCTCTCGCGAGTTGGCAACCGTTTGTACCGTCCATTGTAGCACGTGTGTAGCCCAGGTCATAAGGGGCATGATGATTTGACGTCATCCCCACCTTCCTCCGGTTTGTCACCGGCAGTCTCCTTAGAGTGCCCAACTAAATGATGGCAACTAAGAACAAGGGTTGCGCTCGTTGCGGGACTTAACCCAACATCTCACGACACGAGCTGACGACAACCATGCACCACCTGTCACCGCTGTCCCCGAAGGGAAAGCTATGTCTCCATAGCGGTCAGCGGGATGTCAAGACCTGGTAAGGTTCTTCGCGTTGCTTCGAATTAAACCACATGCTCCACCGCTTGTGCGGGCCCCCGTCAATTCCTTTGAGTTTCAGTCTTGCGACCGTACTCCCCAGGCGGAGTGCTTAATGCGTTAGCTGCAGCACTAAGGGGCGGAAACCCCCTAACACTTAGCACTCATCGTTTACGGCGTGGACTACCAGGGTATCTAATCCTGTTTGCTCCCCACGCTTTCGCGCCTCAGCGTCAGTTACAGACCAGAAAGTCGCCTTCGCCACTGGTGTTCCTCCAAATCTCTACGCATTTCACCGCTACACTTGGAATTCCACTTTCCTCTTCTGCACTCAAGTCCTCCAGTTTCCAATGACCCTCCACGGTTGAGCCGTGGGCTTTCACATCAGACTTAAAGGACCGCCTGCGCGCGCTTTACGCCCAATAATTCCGGACAACGCTTGCCACCTACGTATTACCGCGGCTGCTGGCACGTAGTTAGCCGTGGCTTTCTAATAAGGTACCGTCAAGGTACAGCCAGTTACTACTGTACTTGTTCTTCCCTTACAACAGAGTTTTACGATCCGAAAACCTTCTTCACTCACGCGGCGTTGCTCCATCAGGCTTTCGCCCATTGTGGAAGATTCCCTACTGCTGCCTCCCGTAGGAGTCTGGGCCGTGTCTCAGTCCCAGTGTGGCCGATCACCCTCTCAGGTCGGCTACGCATCGTCGCCTAGGTGAGCCGTTACCTCACCTACTAGCTAATGCGCCGCGGGCCCATCCTATAGCGATAGCAGAACCATCTTTCAACTATCTAACAGGAGTTAAATAGTATCATTCGGTATTAGCCCCGGTTTCCCGGAGTTATCCCCAACTATAGGGCAGGTTGCCCACGTGTTACTCACCCGTCCGCCGCTAACATCTAGGAGCAAGCTCCCATCAGTCCGCTCGACTTGCATGTATTAGGCACGCCGCCAGCGTTCGTCCTGAGCCAGGATCAAACTCTCCATAAAAAGAATTTGAGTTTAGCTCAAATATGCTGGCATCATGTTTGATGTCCAAAATTATGTCTCTATAAATAGAAACGTTTAATTCATTAACGTTTTGTTGTTCAGTTTTCAAGGTTCATATCCCGTCATTCAAGACAGGAATATAATTATATCAACTATATTCAATAAAGTCAATATATTTTTTAACTTATTCACCATCGCTCTATCAAGTGATAGGAATTTAATTATACCAAAATAATTAAGTGAAGTCAACAACCTTTTTAAACATTCATTTATTCACTGTTTTATATGTTGTTTAACCTCTTTGTTATTATATCAATATAATTAATGAAATGCAATACTGTTTTTATTTTTTATTAATAACTTCCGTAAACCTATGGTTTACCAAAAATAAAACACCACTGAATCTCAGCGGTGCTTGTGCGAAGCGACGTCCTACTCTCACAGGGGGAAGCCCCCAACTACCATCGGCGCTAAAGAGCTTAACTTCCGTGTTCGGTATGGGAACGGGTGTGACCTCTTTGCCATCATCACTTCACTATTTAGTTGAAAGAAGTTTATTCTTTCAAAACTGGATAAAGACATTGAATACGTTCAAGTTAATTTTGGTTAAGTCCTCGATCGATTAGTATTCGTCAGCTCCATGTGTCACCACACTTCCACCTCGAACCTATCTACCTCATCGTCTTTGAGGGATCTTACTTCTAATGAATGGGAAATCTCATCTTGAGGGGGGCTTCATGCTTAGATGCTTTCAGCACTTATCCCGTCCACACATAGCTACCCAGCGATGCCTTTGGCAAGACAACTGGTACACCAGCGGTGTGTCCATCCCGGTCCTCTCGTACTAAGGACAGCTCCTCTCAAATTTCCTACGCCCACGACGGATAGGGACCGAACTGTCTCACGACGTTCTGAACCCAGCTCGCGTACCGCTTTAATGGGCGAACAGCCCAACCCTTGGGACCGACTACAGCCCCAGGATGCGATGAGCCGACATCGAGGTGCCAAACCTCCCCGTCGATGTGGACTCTTGGGGGAGATAAGCCTGTTATCCCCGGGGTAGCTTTTATCCGTTGAGCGATGGCCCTTCCATGCGGAACCACCGGATCACTAAGCCCGTCTTTCGACCCTGCTCGACTTGTAGGTCTCGCAGTCAAGCTCCCTTGTGCCTTTACACTCTACGAATGATTTCCAACCATTCTGAGGGAACCTTTGGGCGCCTCCGTTACCTTTTAGGAGGCGACCGCCCCAGTCAAACTGTCCACCTGACACTGTCTCCTACCCCGATGAGGGGTACGGGTTAGAATTTCAATACAACCAGGGTAGTATCCCACCGACGCCTCCATAGAAGCTGGCGCTCCTATTTCTCAGGCTCCTACCTATCCTGTACAAGTTGTACCAAAATTCAATATCAAGCTACAGTAAAGCTCCACGGGGTCTTTCCGTCCTGTCGCGGGTAACCTGCATCTTCACAGGTACTATAATTTCACCGAGTCTCTCGTTGAGACAGTGCCCAGATCGTTACGCCTTTCGTGCGGGTCGGAACTTACCCGACAAGGAATTTCGCTACCTTAGGACCGTTATAGTTACGGCCGCCGTTTACTGGGGCTTCAATTCAGAGCTTCGCGTAAGCTAACCCCTCCTCTTAACCTTCCAGCACCGGGCAGGCGTCAGCCCCTATACTTCACCTTACGGTTTTGCAGAGACCTGTGTTTTTGCTAAACAGTCGCCTGGGCCTATTCACTGCGGCTCTCTCTCGAGAGCACCCCTTCTCCCGAAGTTACGGGGTCATTTTGCCGAGTTCCTTAACGAGAGTTCTCTCGCACACCTTAGGATTCTCTCCTCGACTACCTGTGTCGGTTTGCGGTACGGGCACCTCCCGCCTCGCTAGAGGCTTTTCTTGGCAGTGTGAAATCAGGAACTTCGCTCATAAGAGCTCCCCATCACAGCTCAACGTTACAGGAAGCGGATTTGCCTACTTCCACGCCTTACTGCTTGGGCGCGTTCAACCAACGACGCGCTTTCCCTATCCTACTGCGTCCCCCCATTACTCAAACGGCGGGGAGGTGGTACAGGAATATCAACCTGTTGTCCATCGTCTACGCCTATCGGCCTCGACTTAGGTCCCGACTAACCCTGAGCGGACGAGCCTTCCTCAGGAAACCTTAGTCATACGGTGGATGGGATTCTCACCCATCTTTCGCTACTCATACCGGCATTCTCACTTCTAAGCGCTCCACCAGTCCTTCCGGTCTGACTTCAACGCACTTAGAACGCTCTCCTACCACGGACATCAAAGATGTCCATCCACAGCTTCGGTGAATCGTTTAGCCCCGATACATTTTCGGCGCAGCGTCACTCGACCAGTGAGCTATTACGCACTCTTTAAATGATGGCTGCTTCTAAGCCAACATCCTGGTTGTCTAAGCAACGCCACATCCTTTTCCACTTAACGATTACTTTGGGACCTTAGCTGGTGGTCTGGGCTGTTTCCCTTTTGACTACGGATCTTATCACTCGCAGTCTGACTCCCGTGTATAAATATCTGGCATTCGGAGTTTGTCTGAATTCGGTAAAGCGAGATGCCCCCCTAGTCCAAACAGTGCTCTACCTCCAGTATTCTCTATCACGAGGCTAGCCCTAAAGCTATTTCGGAGAGAACCAGCTATCTCCAAGTTCGATTGGAATTTCTCCGCTACCCACACCTCATCCCCGCACTTTTCAACGTGCGTGGGTTCGGGCCTCCAGTAAGTGTTACCTCACCTTCACCCTGGACATGGGTAGATCACCTGGTTTCGGGTCTACGACCACGTACTCATTCGCCCTATTCAGACTCGCTTTCGCTGCGGCTCCGTCTTCTCAACTTAACCTTGCACGTAATCGTAACTCGCCGGTTCATTCTACAAAAGGCACGCTATCACCCATTAACGGGCTCTAACTACTTGTAGGCACACGGTTTCAGGTTCTCTTTCACTCCCCTCCCGGGGTGCTTTTCACCTTTCCCTCACGGTACTGGTTCACTATCGGTCACTAGGTAGTATTTAGCCTTGGGAGATGGTCCTCCCGGATTCCGACGGAATTTCACGTGTTCCGCCGTACTCAGGATACACTCCGGAGAGAATGAACTTTTGACTACAGGGCTGTTACCTCTTATAGCGGACCTTTCCATGTCGCTTCGTCTAATTCATTCTTTTGTAACTCCAAAGGAGTGTCCTACAACCCCAAGAGGCAAGCCTCTTGGTTTGGGCTCTTCCCGTTTCGCTCGCCGCTACTCAGGGAATCGAATTTTCTTTCTCTTCCTCCAGGTACTTAGATGTTTCAGTTCCCTGGGTCTGTCTTCAACACGCTATGAATTCACGTGAAGATACTATGCCATTACGCATAGTGGGTTCCCCCATTCGGAAATCCCCGGATCAAAGCTTACTTACAGCTCCCCGAGGCATATCGGTGTTAGTGCCGTCCTTCATCGACTCCTAGTGCCAAGGCATTCACCGTGCGCCCTTAATAACTTAACCTAANNNNNNNNNNNCCCCCATTCGGAAATCCCCGGATCAAAGCTTACTTACAGCTCCCCGAGGCATATCGGTGTTAGTGCCGTCCTTCATCGACTCCTAGTGCCAAGGCATTCACCGTGCGCCCTTAATAACTTAACCTAAAAGTTATTACTTCTCATAAAGAGAAGATTTAGACTTACAATAAAATTCTTGAACTAAAAATATGTTTCAATGTCGTTTTATCCAGTTTTCAAAGAACAATCTAATAGAAGTATTCAGATGTCTAGCTCCGAACGCTAACTCGTACGCCTACTTCGCCATCTCACTACGAATGCAAGCATTCTTGTTCGATGCCTCCAGTAGTCTATCGAGTTAAACGAGCGTTCTACGCTTTTCATTGAACCTTCAAAACTGAACACAAAACGTTAATGTATAAGCCTACGGCTTATTTCCGTTAAAATTCCTTAGAAAGGAGGTGATCCAGCCGCACCTTCCGATACGGCTACCTTGTTACGACTTCACCCCAATCATCTGTCCCACCTTCGGCGGCTGGCTCGCGTATGCGTTACCTCACCGACTTCGGGTGTTACAAACTCTCGTGGTGTGACGGGCGGTGTGTACAAGGCCCGGGAACGTATTCACCGCGGCATGCTGATCCGCGATTACTAGCGATTCCGGCTTCATGTAGGCGNNNNNNNNNNNGTTACCTCACCGACTTCGGGTGTTACAAACTCTCGTGGTGTGACGGGCGGTGTGTACAAGGCCCGGGAACGTATTCACCGCGGCATGCTGATCCGCGATTACTAGCGATTCCGGCTTCATGTAGGCGAGTTGCAGCCTACAATCCGAACTGAGAACGGTTTTATCGGATTAGCTCCCTCTCGCGAGTTGGCAACCGTTTGTACCGTCCATTGTAGCACGTGTGTAGCCCAGGTCATAAGGGGCATGATGATTTGACGTCATCCCCACCTTCCTCCGGTTTGTCACCGGCAGTCTCCTTAGAGTGCCCAACTAAATGATGGCAACTAAGAACAAGGGTTGCGCTCGTTGCGGGACTTAACCCAACATCTCACGACACGAGCTGACGACAACCATGCACCACCTGTCACCGCTGTCCCCGAAGGGAAAGCTATGTCTCCATAGCGGTCAGCGGGATGTCAAGACCTGGTAAGGTTCTTCGCGTTGCTTCGAATTAAACCACATGCTCCACCGCTTGTGCGGGCCCCCGTCAATTCCTTTGAGTTTCAGTCTTGCGACCGTACTCCCCAGGCGGAGTGCTTAATGCGTTAGCTGCAGCACTAAGGGGCGGAAACCCCCTAACACTTAGCACTCATCGTTTACGGCGTGGACTACCAGGGTATCTAATCCTGTTTGCTCCCCACGCTTTCGCGCCTCAGCGTCAGTTACAGACCAGAAAGTCGCCTTCGCCACTGGTGTTCCTCCAAATCTCTACGCATTTCACCGCTACACTTGGAATTCCACTTTCCTCTTCTGCACTCAAGTCCTCCAGTTTCCAATGACCCTCCTCGGTTGAGCCGAGGGCTTTCACATCAGACTTAAAAGACCGCCTGCGCGCGCTTTACGCCCAATAATTCCGGACAACGCTTGCCACCTACGTATTACCGCGGCTGCTGGCACGTAGTTAGCCGTGGCTTTCTAATAAGGTACCGTCAAGGTACAGCCAGTTACTACTGTACTTGTTCTTCCCTTACAACAGAGTTTTACGATCCGAAAACCTTCTTCACTCACGCGGCGTTGCTCCATCAGACTTTCGTCCATTGTGGAAGATTCCCTACTGCTGCCTCCCGTAGGAGTCTGGGCCGTGTCTCAGTCCCAGTGTGGCCGATCACCCTCTCAGGTCGGCTACGCATCGTCGCCTAGGTGAGCCGTTACCTCACCTACTAGCTAATGCGCCGCGGGCCCATCCTATAGCGATAGCAGAACCATCTTTCAACNNNNNNNNNNNCAGTCCCAGTGTGGCCGATCACCCTCTCAGGTCGGCTACGCATCGTCGCCTAGGTGAGCCGTTACCTCACCTACTAGCTAATGCGCCGCGGGCCCATCCTATAGCGATAGCAGAACCATCTTTCAACTATCTAACAGGAGTTAAATAGTATCATTCGGTATTAGCCCCGGTTTCCCGGAGTTATCCCCAACTATAGGGCAGGTTGCCCACGTGTTACTCACCCGTCCGCCGCTAACATCTAGGAGCAAGCTCCCATCAGTCCGCTCGACTTGCATGTATTAGGCACGCCGCCAGCGTTCGTCCTGAGCCAGGATCAAACTCTCCATAAAAAGAATTTGAGTTTAGCTCAAATATGCTGGCATCATGTTTGATGTCCAAAATTATGTCTCTATAAATAGAAACGTTTAATTCATTAACGTTTTGTTGTTCAGTTTTCAAGGTTCATTTTTGCTAATATTTAATAGCAACTTTCATATTATATCAACTTTAAATCAGGTTGTCAATATTATTTTTTCGAAAGAGTTACTACTTCTTAAAAGCAATTTTAAATATCCTAACACTATCACACCAATCTGTCAACATTTGTTGAAAGATGTTTTTAATGTATTAGCGACGTTTATTACTATAACACCTTCATAAATAGATTACAAGTCATTATAAAAAGTAAAACAATTCCTTCTATTTAGATAACAATAGTTCAACTATACAATTAACGCTATGTTCCATTATAAATATCTAAAATAAAAAAAGCGTTAATGAATAATACTTCTATTCATCAACGCTTTTAATTATAGAGTTATTAAATAAATTAAGAAGATAAATGCAAAGATATACATTATTGGATTCACTTCTTTAGCCTTTCCTTTAACAATCATTGTTATAGGATAAAAAATGAAACCTACTGCAATACCTGTAGCAATTGAACTTGTTAAAGGCATCATGATCATGGTTAAGAATGCAGGTACTGCGATTTCGAAACGACCCCATTCAATTTGACCAAGAGAAGCGACCATTAACACACCAACTACGATTAAAGCCGGTGCCGTAACAGCTGAAGTAACTACAGATAATACTGGCGAGAAGAATAATGCTAATAAGAATAAACAACCTGTGACAATCGATGCAAATCCCGTTCTTGCTCCTGCAGCAACACCCGAAGAAGATTCTACATATGATGTAACAGTTGATGTACCAAAGATAGAACCTACAATTGTCGCAATTGAGTCAGAAACAAGTGCTCTTCCAGCTCGTGGTAACTTATTTTCTTTTACAAATCCCGCTTGATTCGCAACCGCTACTAGCGTACCAGCATTATCGAAGAAATCAACGAATAAGAATGTTAAGATAACTGATAACATTGATAATGTATAGAAACTAGGATCACCAAATGCATCAAATAACGCACCAAATGTTGGTGCAACACTAGGTGGAGCTGAAACAATCGCTTCAGGTAAAGCTACGACTTTGAAAATCATACCTACAATCGCCGTAATAACCATTCCATAGAATACGCCACCTTTAACTCCTCTAACTAATAGAATAACTGTAATAACAAGACCAAAGATTGCAAGCAACACTTTTGGATCGTGTAAATTACCAAGACCAACTATTGTTGCTTCATCCGCTTGAATAATTCCTGATGTTTTAAACCCTATATATGCAATAAATAATCCAATACCTGCTCCTACAGCTAATTTCAACTCCATAGGAATAGCGTTAATTAATTTTTCACGTAACCCAGTTAATGTTAATAATAAGAAGAAAACACCTGAGATAAATACTGCTGCTAATGCATGTTGCCAAGGACTACCGCTACCTAATACAACCGTATAAGCAAAGAATGCATTTAAGCCTAAACCAGGAGCTAGTCCTAAAGGATATCTCGCTATAATACCCATAATAAAACAACCAACCGCTGCAGATACTGCTGTTGCAACAAACACTGCTCCGTAATCCATACGTAATTCAGCTGGTAACCCTTCAACATCCGCTAATGTTAAAGTTATCGGGTTTACAACAAGAATATATGCCATGGCAAGGAATGTTGTTAAACCACCCAAAAACTCACGTCTGTAATTTGTTCCAAGTTCTTCAAATTGGAAGTATTTTTTCATTTTTATCCTCCGAATTTATCGTCACGATGCCAAAAATAATAGACATACACCCATAGTTGTTGTATGTCTACGATTCCCCAAAATTAAGCAAAAATACACTTGTAATTACAGGGTTAATCGTAGTCAAACTATTTAAGGTAGTTTGGTAGAAACTTTCGAGCCATATTCTCGACATTATACGACGAAATATTTAATTTGTTTTACGTTTGTAATATATCATCCTATCAAAAAGATTTCAATCCTATTTACGAACATTTTTATGTATTTTTTGTTAAAAGTTCGCTTTTTAAAAAATCTCATAGTTTAATGCTATTAAACTAAGACTCAATCCAATAAATACTTTCACAAAAAAACAAAACAAAACAAAACCCTCTACTCTTAAATAAAGGTAAAGGGTTTTTATATTTTATCTTCTTATCTTAATAATTATTCCCACTCAATTGTTGCAGGTGGCTTAGATGTAATGTCATACACAACGCGGTTAATGTGTTTTACTTCGTTTACAATGCGAACGGAGATTTTTTCTAGCACTTCCCAAGGAATACGTGCCCAGTCCGAAGTCATACCATCGATTGAAGTTACTGCACGGATCCCGATAGTGTAATCATACGTACGCGCATCACCCATTACACCAACCGAACGAATGTCAGGTAACACCGCAAAGTATTGCCAAATATCGCGATCTAGTCCAGCATTTTTAATTTCTTCACGTAAAATGTAATCCGCTTCACGAACGATTTCTAATTTATCTTCCGTCACTTCGCCAAGTACTCGAATACCTAAACCAGGACCCGGGAATGGTTGACGCCATACAACTTCTTCAGGTAGACCAAGCTCTAAACCTAAAGCACGCACTTCATC carries:
- a CDS encoding NCS2 family permease, with amino-acid sequence MKKYFQFEELGTNYRREFLGGLTTFLAMAYILVVNPITLTLADVEGLPAELRMDYGAVFVATAVSAAVGCFIMGIIARYPLGLAPGLGLNAFFAYTVVLGSGSPWQHALAAVFISGVFFLLLTLTGLREKLINAIPMELKLAVGAGIGLFIAYIGFKTSGIIQADEATIVGLGNLHDPKVLLAIFGLVITVILLVRGVKGGVFYGMVITAIVGMIFKVVALPEAIVSAPPSVAPTFGALFDAFGDPSFYTLSMLSVILTFLFVDFFDNAGTLVAVANQAGFVKENKLPRAGRALVSDSIATIVGSIFGTSTVTSYVESSSGVAAGARTGFASIVTGCLFLLALFFSPVLSVVTSAVTAPALIVVGVLMVASLGQIEWGRFEIAVPAFLTMIMMPLTSSIATGIAVGFIFYPITMIVKGKAKEVNPIMYIFAFIFLIYLITL